One genomic segment of Arachis duranensis cultivar V14167 chromosome 4, aradu.V14167.gnm2.J7QH, whole genome shotgun sequence includes these proteins:
- the LOC107482641 gene encoding ATP-dependent (S)-NAD(P)H-hydrate dehydratase isoform X2 has protein sequence MVLMKHVMSSQQLSLLSYANTCMLMASSSVYRRQQFLIRSLGGGIDHSRNMQQDLRSVEVDAESVIRSITPALDPTRHKGQAGKIAVIGGCREYTGAPYFAAISALKIGADLSHVFCTKDAAPVIKSYSPELIVHPVLEESYSVREEDKKTISRKVLAEVDKWMERFDCLVIGPGLGRDPFLLDCVSEIMRHARQTNVPIVIDGDGLFLVTNNIDLVSGYGLAVLTPNVNEYKRLVEKVLSSEVNDVDATQQVLSLAKKIGGVTILKKGKSDLISDGDTVKSVSIYGSPRRCGGQGDILSGSVAVFLSWARQHIIAADPNSNLSCKNPAVLGCVAGSAMMRKAASLAFCHKKRSTVTGDIIECLGESLEDICPAT, from the exons ATGGTGTTGATGAAACATGTGATGAGTTCCCAACAGTTATCCTTGTTGAGCTATGCAAACACTTGCATGCTTATGGCTTCTTCATCTGTTTACAGAAGGCAACAGTTCTTGATAAGGTCTCTGGGAGGTGGCATTGACCATTCTAGAAATATGCAGCAAGACTTAAGATCTGTTGAGGTTGATGCTGAGAGTGTTATTAGATCAATTACTCCTGCCCTTGATCCTACTAGACATAAAGGCCAGGCAG GAAAAATAGCTGTTATTGGAGGGTGCCGTGAATACACAGGTGCTCCATATTTTGCTGCTATTTCGGCTTTAAAAATT GGTGCGGATCTGTCCCATGTTTTTTGTACAAAAGATGCTGCTCCTGTCATCAAAAGCTACAGTCCAGAGTTGATTGTGCACCCTGTATTGGAAGAATCATACAGTGTCAG GGAGGAGGACAAGAAAACCATATCTCGCAAGGTTCTTGCCGAAGTTGACAAATGGATGGAAAGATTTGATTGTCTTGTCATTGGTCCAGGCCTGGGAAGAGATCCATTCCTTCTA GATTGTGTGAGTGAAATAATGAGACATGCAAGACAGACAAATGTCCCAATTGTGATTGATGGG GATGGACTTTTCCTTGTGACAAATAATATTGACCTTGTTAGCGGTTATGGCTTAGCTGTTCTAACCCCAAATGTCAATGAATACAAGCGTCTTGTGGAGAAAGTATTGAGTTCAGAAGTGAATGATGTAGATGCTACTCAGCAAGTGCTCTCTCTTGCCAAAAA GATTGGTGGCGTTACTATTTTAAAGAAAGGAAAATCTGATCTGATAAGTGATGGTGATACAG TCAAATCGGTGAGCATATATGGTTCTCCTAGACGATGCGGCGGCCAAGGTGATATCCTTTCTGGAAG TGTCGCTGTCTTTTTGTCCTGGGCACGCCAACATATCATAGCTGCTGATCCAAATTCAAATCTCAG TTGTAAAAATCCAGCTGTTCTGGGATGCGTTGCTGGGTCTGCAATGATGAGGAAGGCTGCTTCACTTGCATTCTGCCATAAGAAAAGATCAACAGTCACTGGTGACATTATTGAGTGCCTTGGGGAAAG TTTGGAAGATATTTGCCCTGCCACTTAA
- the LOC107482641 gene encoding ATP-dependent (S)-NAD(P)H-hydrate dehydratase isoform X1, which produces MNFVLGTRRIPEKAKRVVVLVQNQIGEARFGAELFRDVLKLSVFLKPRPPPHLTIQGMVLMKHVMSSQQLSLLSYANTCMLMASSSVYRRQQFLIRSLGGGIDHSRNMQQDLRSVEVDAESVIRSITPALDPTRHKGQAGKIAVIGGCREYTGAPYFAAISALKIGADLSHVFCTKDAAPVIKSYSPELIVHPVLEESYSVREEDKKTISRKVLAEVDKWMERFDCLVIGPGLGRDPFLLDCVSEIMRHARQTNVPIVIDGDGLFLVTNNIDLVSGYGLAVLTPNVNEYKRLVEKVLSSEVNDVDATQQVLSLAKKIGGVTILKKGKSDLISDGDTVKSVSIYGSPRRCGGQGDILSGSVAVFLSWARQHIIAADPNSNLSCKNPAVLGCVAGSAMMRKAASLAFCHKKRSTVTGDIIECLGESLEDICPAT; this is translated from the exons ATGAACTTCGTTCTGGGAACGAGAAGGATTCCTGAGAAGGCGAAGAGGGTGGTTGTTCTGGTTCAGAATCAGATTGGAGAAGCGCGTTTTGGTGCTGAGCTTTTTCGAG ATGTCTTGAAGCTTTCTGTGTTCCTCAAACCACGCCCTCCTCCGCATTTGACCATTCAG GGGATGGTGTTGATGAAACATGTGATGAGTTCCCAACAGTTATCCTTGTTGAGCTATGCAAACACTTGCATGCTTATGGCTTCTTCATCTGTTTACAGAAGGCAACAGTTCTTGATAAGGTCTCTGGGAGGTGGCATTGACCATTCTAGAAATATGCAGCAAGACTTAAGATCTGTTGAGGTTGATGCTGAGAGTGTTATTAGATCAATTACTCCTGCCCTTGATCCTACTAGACATAAAGGCCAGGCAG GAAAAATAGCTGTTATTGGAGGGTGCCGTGAATACACAGGTGCTCCATATTTTGCTGCTATTTCGGCTTTAAAAATT GGTGCGGATCTGTCCCATGTTTTTTGTACAAAAGATGCTGCTCCTGTCATCAAAAGCTACAGTCCAGAGTTGATTGTGCACCCTGTATTGGAAGAATCATACAGTGTCAG GGAGGAGGACAAGAAAACCATATCTCGCAAGGTTCTTGCCGAAGTTGACAAATGGATGGAAAGATTTGATTGTCTTGTCATTGGTCCAGGCCTGGGAAGAGATCCATTCCTTCTA GATTGTGTGAGTGAAATAATGAGACATGCAAGACAGACAAATGTCCCAATTGTGATTGATGGG GATGGACTTTTCCTTGTGACAAATAATATTGACCTTGTTAGCGGTTATGGCTTAGCTGTTCTAACCCCAAATGTCAATGAATACAAGCGTCTTGTGGAGAAAGTATTGAGTTCAGAAGTGAATGATGTAGATGCTACTCAGCAAGTGCTCTCTCTTGCCAAAAA GATTGGTGGCGTTACTATTTTAAAGAAAGGAAAATCTGATCTGATAAGTGATGGTGATACAG TCAAATCGGTGAGCATATATGGTTCTCCTAGACGATGCGGCGGCCAAGGTGATATCCTTTCTGGAAG TGTCGCTGTCTTTTTGTCCTGGGCACGCCAACATATCATAGCTGCTGATCCAAATTCAAATCTCAG TTGTAAAAATCCAGCTGTTCTGGGATGCGTTGCTGGGTCTGCAATGATGAGGAAGGCTGCTTCACTTGCATTCTGCCATAAGAAAAGATCAACAGTCACTGGTGACATTATTGAGTGCCTTGGGGAAAG TTTGGAAGATATTTGCCCTGCCACTTAA
- the LOC107482640 gene encoding protein trichome birefringence-like 10 produces the protein MPIPEAFRRVKLMRLLEPSVSVGLAGFFLLITCCFFFYFDYTPFGFLAQSQTLALPPVSVPERRDNSVDEFLGEKECDFFQGKWVWDESYPLYDSKDCNFLDDGFRCSENGRHDSFYTKWRWQPKHCNLPRFNATMMLEKLRNKRLVFAGDSIGRNQWESFLCMLSSVVTNKKSIYEVNGNPITKHKGFLVFKFRDFNCSVEYYRAPFLVLQSRPPAGAARNIRTTLKVDKMDWNSLKWRDAHVLVLNTGHWWNHEKTIRGGCYFQQGMEVKMEMKVEDAYRKSMETVLNWIQDNVNLNKSQVFFRTYAPVHFRSGDWRSGGSCHLETLPELNMSLVPNDNWSQFKIGNSLLSSHKNSTELVKLKILNITEMTAQRKDGHSSIYYLGPNGGTAALHRQDCSHWCLPGVPDTWNELLYAMLMKHEGFS, from the exons ATGCCGATTCCCGAAGCTTTTCGAAGAGTCAAACTTATGAGGCTGTTGGAACCTTCTGTTTCTGTTGGTCTTGCTGGATTCTTTCTACTCATCAcgtgctgcttcttcttctactttgaCTACACACCATTCGGATTCTTGGCTCAATCACAAACCCTTGCTTTGCCTCCGGTTTCGGTTCCGGAACGCAGAGATAACAGCGTTGATGAGTTTCTTGGAGAAAAGGAGTGTGATTTTTTTCAGGGTAAGTGGGTTTGGGATGAGAGTTACCCTTTGTATGACTCAAAAGATTGTAACTTCCTTGATGATGGCTTTCGTTGTTCTGAAAATGGTAGACATGATTCCTTTTACACAAAGTGGAGGTGGCAACCCAAACATTGCAACTTGCCAAG ATTCAATGCAACAATGATGTTGGAAAAACTGAGAAACAAACGCCTAGTGTTTGCCGGGGACTCAATCGGAAGAAATCAATGGGAGTCATTCTTATGCATGCTGTCTTCTGTAGTTACTAACAAGAAATCAATCTATGAAGTAAATGGCAACCCAATCACAAAGCACAAGGGGTTCTTAGTTTTCAAATTCAGAGACTTTAACTGTAGTGTAGAATACTACAGAGCTCCATTTCTTGTATTGCAAAGCCGGCCGCCGGCCGGCGCTGCTAGAAACATTAGGACAACCTTGAAGGTGGATAAAATGGATTGGAACTCTTTGAAGTGGAGAGATGCACATGTCTTGGTTCTTAACACAGGACACTGGTGGAATCATGAAAAAACCATAAGAGg gggCTGTTATTTCCAACAAGGTATGGAAGTTAAGATGGAAATGAAGGTGGAAGATGCATATAGGAAGTCAATGGAGACAGTGTTGAATTGGATACAAGATAATGTAAATCTTAACAAGAGTCAAGTTTTCTTTCGTACATATGCACCCGTGCACTTCAG AAGTGGAGATTGGAGAAGCGGAGGAAGTTGTCATTTGGAAACACTGCCAGAGCTTAACATGTCATTAGTGCCTAATGATAACTGGTCACAATTCAAAATAGGCAATTCATTGCTATCATCACACAAAAACAGCACTGAACTTGTCAAGTTGAAAATATTGAATATAACAGAGATGACAGCTCAGAGAAAAGATGGGCACTCATCAATCTACTATCTTGGTCCGAATGGCGGCACGGCGGCACTCCATCGGCAAGATTGCAGCCACTGGTGTCTGCCTGGTGTACCTGATACATGGAATGAGCTGCTTTATGCAATGTTGATGAAACATGAAGGCTTCTCATAG
- the LOC107482639 gene encoding 3-dehydrosphinganine reductase TSC10A isoform X2, which produces MADAYFSLFTLIVLIPLALIAFVYFLVRPRPVKIPIKNRHVFITGGSSGIGLALAHHAAAQGARVSILARSRNKLEEARNAVRLATGIDVSVFAADVRDYDAVKRAVDEAGPIDVLLLNHGVFVALELEKQELSEVKFTLDVNLMGSFNLIKAALPAMRTRKDPQQPVSIALVSSQAGQVGIYGYAAYSASKFGLRGLAEALQQEVIADNIHVSLIFPPDTDTPGFAEENKRKPELTKIIASSSGAMKPEEVAQKTFDGIKSGSFIIPCNLEGIALSLATAGLSPQRSFLMATVEVLAAGILRIAGLCFQWTWYTSIEKWHNQRKGSSQRS; this is translated from the exons ATGGCGGATGCGTACTTCTCTCTCTTCACCCTCATCGTTCTCATCCCCTTAGCCCTCATCGCCTTCGTCTACTTCCTCGTGCGCCCTCGCCCCGTCAAGATCCCGATCAAGAATCGCCACGTCTTCATCACCGGTGGATCCAGCGGCATCGGCCTCGCCCTCGCTCACCACGCCGCCGCCCAGGGCGCCCGCGTCTCCATCCTCGCCCGCTCCCGCAACAAGCTCGAGGAAGCGCGCAATGCCGTCCGCCTCGCCACCGGCATCGACGTCTCCGTCTTCGCCGCTGACGTCAGGGACTACGACGCCGTGAAGCGCGCGGTGGACGAGGCTGGGCCGATCGACGTGCTGCTGCTTAACCACGGCGTGTTCGTGGCGCTCGAGCTGGAGAAGCAGGAATTGAGTGAGGTCAAGTTCACGCTGGACGTTAACCTCATGGGAAGCTTCAACCTCATCAAGGCGGCGTTGCCGGCCATGAGGACCAGGAAGGACCCGCAGCAACCGGTTTCCATCGCTCTTGTCTCTTCGCAGGccggtcag GTGGGAATTTATGGTTATGCAGCTTATTCTGCCAGTAAATTTGGCCTCCGTGGTTTAGCAGAAGCATTGCAACAAGAAGTTATAGCAGATAACATTCATGTCTCTCTGATCTTCCCTCCGGACACGGATACTCCCGGATTCGCTGAAG AAAACAAGAGAAAACCAGAGCTCACCAAAATCATTGCATCCTCTTCTGGTGCAATGAAACCTGAGGAGGTTGCTCAGAAAACTTTTGATGGCATAAAATCTGGGAGCTTCATCATTCCTTGCAATTTGGAGGGAATTGCACTGTCATTAGCAACTGCAGGTTTATCCCCTCAAAGGTCATTCTTAATGGCCACAGTTGAGGTTCTTGCGGCTGGAATACTGCGTATTGCAGGACTATGTTTCCAGTGGACTTGGTACACAAGTATAGAGAAGTGGCACAACCAAAGAAAAG GTTCATCTCAAAGGAGCTGA
- the LOC107482639 gene encoding 3-dehydrosphinganine reductase TSC10A isoform X1 — MADAYFSLFTLIVLIPLALIAFVYFLVRPRPVKIPIKNRHVFITGGSSGIGLALAHHAAAQGARVSILARSRNKLEEARNAVRLATGIDVSVFAADVRDYDAVKRAVDEAGPIDVLLLNHGVFVALELEKQELSEVKFTLDVNLMGSFNLIKAALPAMRTRKDPQQPVSIALVSSQAGQVGIYGYAAYSASKFGLRGLAEALQQEVIADNIHVSLIFPPDTDTPGFAEENKRKPELTKIIASSSGAMKPEEVAQKTFDGIKSGSFIIPCNLEGIALSLATAGLSPQRSFLMATVEVLAAGILRIAGLCFQWTWYTSIEKWHNQRKAGSSQRS, encoded by the exons ATGGCGGATGCGTACTTCTCTCTCTTCACCCTCATCGTTCTCATCCCCTTAGCCCTCATCGCCTTCGTCTACTTCCTCGTGCGCCCTCGCCCCGTCAAGATCCCGATCAAGAATCGCCACGTCTTCATCACCGGTGGATCCAGCGGCATCGGCCTCGCCCTCGCTCACCACGCCGCCGCCCAGGGCGCCCGCGTCTCCATCCTCGCCCGCTCCCGCAACAAGCTCGAGGAAGCGCGCAATGCCGTCCGCCTCGCCACCGGCATCGACGTCTCCGTCTTCGCCGCTGACGTCAGGGACTACGACGCCGTGAAGCGCGCGGTGGACGAGGCTGGGCCGATCGACGTGCTGCTGCTTAACCACGGCGTGTTCGTGGCGCTCGAGCTGGAGAAGCAGGAATTGAGTGAGGTCAAGTTCACGCTGGACGTTAACCTCATGGGAAGCTTCAACCTCATCAAGGCGGCGTTGCCGGCCATGAGGACCAGGAAGGACCCGCAGCAACCGGTTTCCATCGCTCTTGTCTCTTCGCAGGccggtcag GTGGGAATTTATGGTTATGCAGCTTATTCTGCCAGTAAATTTGGCCTCCGTGGTTTAGCAGAAGCATTGCAACAAGAAGTTATAGCAGATAACATTCATGTCTCTCTGATCTTCCCTCCGGACACGGATACTCCCGGATTCGCTGAAG AAAACAAGAGAAAACCAGAGCTCACCAAAATCATTGCATCCTCTTCTGGTGCAATGAAACCTGAGGAGGTTGCTCAGAAAACTTTTGATGGCATAAAATCTGGGAGCTTCATCATTCCTTGCAATTTGGAGGGAATTGCACTGTCATTAGCAACTGCAGGTTTATCCCCTCAAAGGTCATTCTTAATGGCCACAGTTGAGGTTCTTGCGGCTGGAATACTGCGTATTGCAGGACTATGTTTCCAGTGGACTTGGTACACAAGTATAGAGAAGTGGCACAACCAAAGAAAAG CAGGTTCATCTCAAAGGAGCTGA
- the LOC107482638 gene encoding NEDD8-activating enzyme E1 catalytic subunit yields MAESAATQPSRSRDLDKLLLRPGNLVGPRFEPSAQLRDDVQNHARVLVVGAGGLGCELLKDLALSGFHNLDVIDMDRIEVTNLNRQFLFRVEDVGKPKAEVAAKRVMERISGVNIVPHFCRIEDKDIDFYNDFMIIALGLDSVEARSYINNVACSFLEYDSDDNPLEETIKPMVDGGTEGFKGHARVILPGVTPCFECTIWLFPPQVKFPLCTLAETPRTAAHCIEYAHLIKWNEAHGGTAFDPDNPQHMKWVYDEAAKRAELFGIPGVTYSFTQGVVKNIIPAIASTNAIISAACTLETLKIATECSKTMSNYLTYNGSEGLHTKVAEFERDKDCLVCGPGVLIEVDTSVTLQKFMNLLEEHPKLQLTKASITHRGKNLYMQAPPVLEEMTRSNLCLPLFELMGKLSKDVIHVNGMTNKNNQKVSCLRKLRVTFKGVDGVTDMDTAGGA; encoded by the exons ATGGCAGAGAGTGCTGCAACGCAACCGAGCCGGTCTAGGGACCTCGACAAGCTCCTCCTTCGCCCCGGAAACCTAGTCGGCCCGAGGTTCGAACCCAGCGCCCAGCTTAGAGACGACGTCCAAAACCACGCCCGCGTCCTCGTCGTCGGCGCCGGCGGCTTGGGCTGCGAGCTCCTCAAGGACTTGGCCCTCTCCGGCTTCCATAACCTCGACGTCATCGACATGGATCGCATCGAAGTCACCAACCTCAATCGCCAGTTCTTGTTCAG GGTTGAAGATGTTGGGAAACCGAAGGCTGAGGTAGCTGCGAAGCGCGTTATGGAGAGGATCAGTGGCGTCAACATCGTCCCTCATTTTTGCAGGATCGAGGACAAAGACATCGATTTCTATAACGATTTCATGATTATTGCTCTTGGTCTTGACTCCGTTGAAGCTCGCAGCTACATCAACAACGTTGCTTGTAGTTTCCTAG AATATGATTCTGATGACAATCCACTGGAAGAAACAATCAAACCCATGGTAGATGGTGGTACTGAAGGTTTCAAGGGCCACGCTAGGGTTATCTTGCCTGGGGTTACACCTTGCTTTGAGTGTACAATTTGGCTTTTCCCACCTCAAGTGAAGTTTCCTTTGTGCACTTTGGCAGAAACCCCCAGAACTGCTGCCCATTGTATTGAATATGCACACTTGATTAAATGGAATGAG GCTCATGGTGGGACCGCTTTTGATCCTGATAACCCTCAGCATATGAAGTGGGTTTACGATGAG GCTGCTAAGAGGGCTGAGCTTTTTGGCATTCCAGGAGTTACTTATTCTTTTACCCAG GGTGTTGTGAAGAACATTATACCTGCAATAGCTTCCACGAATGCAATTATATCAGCCGCGTGCACTCTTGAAACATTGAAGATTGCAACAGAGTGCAGCAAAACTATGTCAAACTATCTAAC GTATAATGGATCTGAAGGCCTCCATACCAAAGTAGCGGAATTTGAGAGGGACAAAGACTGCCTTGTCTGTGGTCCAGGTGTACTTATTGAAGTGGACACTTCAGTCACATTACAAAAG TTTATGAATCTTCTGGAGGAGCATCCTAAATTGCAATTAACAAAAGCAAGCATCACACACCGAGGTAAGAATCTGTACATGCAAGCTCCCCCTGTATTGGAAGAGATGACGCGATCAAACCTGTGTTTGCCTCTTTTCGAACTTATGGGTAAACTTTCCAAGGATGTTATACATGTGAATGGTATGACAAACAAGAACAACCAAAAGGTCTCCTGTCTGAGAAAATTACGAGTCACTTTCAAGGGAGTTGATGGGGTTACTGATATGGATACAGCTGGTGGAGCATAA
- the LOC127746744 gene encoding uncharacterized protein LOC127746744 — translation MQVAMELEDDLFFQDLSKEIALLIMEEEEEEEEQDTLIITSPAESLQAFSGAIYPTKPPQFAFFYGQSLKRESKGTGVFIPQATQPRRNKNRRGRSNNSYAKFQKHSQLDTTRMVVSQPPNKNSFKPSQK, via the exons ATGCAAGTTGCTATGGAACTTGAAGATGATCTTTTCTTTCAAGATTTGAGCAAGGAAATTGCTCTCTTAattatggaagaagaagaagaagaagaagaacaagacaCTCTTATTATTACTTCTCCTGCAGAATCTCTTCAG GCATTTTCTGGAGCAATATATCCTACTAAACCGCCACAATTTGCATTTTTCTATGGACAATCTTTGAAGAGAGAGAGCAAAGGAACAGGGGTGTTCATCCCACAGGCAACACAACcaagaagaaataagaacagAAGAGGGAGATCCAATAATTCATATGCAAAATTTCAAAAGCACTCTCAATTAGATACAACAAGAATGGTTGTTTCTCAACCACCCAACAAGAATTCTTTCAAGCCTTCCcagaaataa